The genomic DNA CCGAGGACGCCGTGGTACTGGTCAAGGCCCGGGTGTCCCGGTCCGACGACCGGCTCAGCCTGCACGCGCAGAGTGTCACCGTGCCGGACCTGACCGTCTCGACCAACCGCGGCCCGATGCAGGTGACGATGAACGCCGCTCGGTGCACACCCCCGGTGGTCGACCGGTTGCGGGACGTCCTGCAGGCGCACCCCGGCACCACCGCGGTGCACCTGCGGCTGCTGTCCGGCGGCCGGACCACAACACTGCGGCTGGACGACGGGCTTCGCGTCACCCCGACCTCCGCGCTGATGGGTGACCTCAAGGCCCTGCTCGGAGCGGACTGCCTGGCATGAGCGCACCCGACACGACGCCGATCCTGCTGGCCCCGGAGGCCGGCCGACGCAAGCTGGACCCGGCCCGCGAGTTGCTGCACTGGCGGTCCGGCGCGACGGTGCTGGTCGCTGCCGTGCTGGCCGGCATCGTGCAGGCACTGCTGTGGGCGATGGTGGCGCCCGGCGAGCAGTTCGTCGTCTACAAGGACGGCAGCTACCTGCCGCTGCCGACCGAGTCGCCGCGCCAGTTCACCGCTGTCGCGATCATGCTGCTGCTGTCGGTGGCCGCCGGCGCGGCGCTCGCCGCGGCCGCCTGGGCCTGGCGCAGCGTCCGCGGCACCGCCATGCTGCTGACGGTCGGGTTCGCCGGCGCGGTCGGCGCGTTGACCGCCTACCTGCTCGGCCCGGTGATGACCGACGGCACCGATCCGGCGTCGATCGGGGCGTCCGCCATCGACCAGCTGGTCACCGCCGAGCCGACCGCGGGCAACGCGATGGTGATCCTGCTGGAACCGCTGATCGCGATCGCCGTCTACACGTTCCTGGTCGCCTGGCACGGTGAGAAGGACCTGGGAACCGGTCTGCCGCAACCGCTCCCGGCCGTACCGCAGGGCCCGCAGACACCCGAGATGGTGACCTTCGGGCCGCAGGGCCGCCCCTGAACAACCGGTGGGCGACCCGGGCGTGATGAGGATTACGTGGCGTCGATCCACCGGATGTCTGCGTGTGGTCTGACCTCGGTCGACGGTGTGGCACGGCTGTCGTGGAGTACGGCCGGCCGGGAGTCGGGAGCTGTTGTCCGGCTTGACCCGCTCGCGCGGGGATCCCTATCGTCGGTCGCAGGTCATGAGTGCCAGCACGAAGCCCCGGCTTGCTGGCCGGCAACCCTCCGCCACGGTGGGGTGCCCCGGGTGACGACCAGGCCGCGCGCCGTTCGGCGTGCCGCAAGCGTGGACGAGGAGTGGACATGGCCGAGCAGACCGTTGCTTTCCGTGGCTGTCGCCGTCTGCACATCGACCTGATGCGCGCCGCTTCCTCTTCCGCCTGCTGTCCCGGTCACTGATCCGGATCCCTCACGCGTCGCGCCGCTCCGCCGGTGGCCGACCCGCGGGATCCGCACAGGGAAACAGCAGCACACCGCTCGTCACGGTCCCGCCGACCGCGAGCCACCCGAGAAGAGGACCTCGTGCCGCCCAGCGCGAAAGCAGTGACCCCGCAGTACCTGTCGAAGGAGCCACCCGCCGCCGGTATCGGTGCGGATGATGCCGACCTCGCCGCGGCGGTGGCCGCTGCGTCGCGTCCGGTGGTGCGCCGCCGTCGGCCGGGGATGTGGGTGCTGACGGCGGTGGTGCTGGTCCTGACGGTGTTCTCGGTGCTCTCCGTGGCCAAGAACCCGGCGATGGAATGGTCGGTGGTGGGCGACTACTTCTTCTCCTCGTCGGTGCTGGAGGGGCTGTGGCTCTCGGTCTGGGTGACGGTGCTGGTGACGGTGTTGTCGCTGCTGCTGGGCGCGGTCCTGGCGGCGATGCGGCTGTCGCAGCAGCCGGTGCTGCGCGGGCTGGCGTGGGGCTACGTGTGGATCTTCCGATCGGTACCGCTGCTGGTGCAGCTGTTGGTGTGGTTCAACATCGGCTACCTCTACCCGAAGTTGTCGTTCGGCATCCCGTGGGG from Nakamurella alba includes the following:
- a CDS encoding DUF2567 domain-containing protein, translating into MSAPDTTPILLAPEAGRRKLDPARELLHWRSGATVLVAAVLAGIVQALLWAMVAPGEQFVVYKDGSYLPLPTESPRQFTAVAIMLLLSVAAGAALAAAAWAWRSVRGTAMLLTVGFAGAVGALTAYLLGPVMTDGTDPASIGASAIDQLVTAEPTAGNAMVILLEPLIAIAVYTFLVAWHGEKDLGTGLPQPLPAVPQGPQTPEMVTFGPQGRP